The following proteins are encoded in a genomic region of Cryptomeria japonica chromosome 11, Sugi_1.0, whole genome shotgun sequence:
- the LOC131046532 gene encoding BON1-associated protein 2-like, producing MDAAALEVTIISADGLKNVRKLGGTMRTYAVVCSNDNVNSSASTRINKDDGCNPVWNEKLQLRISSGLHACSLNIQIYCNTSFGKRVVGRSKVPLSDITLGYGAPNGLHYLSYRLRTKNGKRSGTIDLSLRILTQPNRPQMFNPSISKFPGQGSYHNSHPFSKGMSARGRHQLQQNTAVNGVPSTWMGYPQSQSHSSPYLSAPTCFYPPPQY from the coding sequence ATGGACGCAGCAGCGCTGGAGGTCACAATTATATCTGCGGATGGTCTGAAAAACGTAAGAAAGTTGGGGGGAACAATGCGCACTTATGCAGTTGTATGCAGTAACGACAACGTTAATTCGAGTGCATCTACGCGGATTAACAAAGATGATGGGTGTAATCCTGTTTGGAATGAGAAGCTGCAGCTGAGGATTAGCAGTGGATTGCATGCTTGTTCTCTAAACATTCAAATCTATTGCAACACAAGCTTTGGAAAGCGAGTAGTGGGACGGAGCAAAGTGCCGTTGTCCGACATAACACTGGGTTACGGAGCACCCAACGGTTTACATTACCTGAGCTATCGATTGAGGACAAAGAATGGAAAGCGCAGTGGTACCATCGATCTCTCTCTGCGGATTTTGACACAGCCTAACCGCCCTCAAATGTTTAATCCTTCCATTTCAAAGTTTCCAGGCCAAGGAAGTTATCATAACAGTCATCCTTTCTCAAAAGGAATGTCGGCACGTGGGCGTCATCAGTTGCAGCAAAACACAGCAGTGAATGGGGTGCCATCGACGTGGATGGGTTACCCTCAGAGCCAGAGTCACTCATCTCCATACTTATCTGCTCCTACCTGCTTTTATCCACCGCCACAATATTAG